The sequence below is a genomic window from Sandaracinaceae bacterium.
CGCCACGGGCGCCGCGTCGTCCTGATCGACCATGAACCAGACGCCGGCCATCACGCCGGCCATCAGGACGAGCAAGGCGAAGCCGCCGCAGCCGAGCCCGACGAGCAGCACGCCCAGCCCGGCGCCCTGCTTGGACGTGGCGGCGGGCGCGGGCGTCGGCCAGCCCGGGGGCGGCCCGGCCGGCGGCGAGCCCATGCTCGACGGCTGCGTGCCCGAGGAAGGGGCGGCCTGGGACTGCATCACCATGGTCTGCGGCATAGGCCGCTGGCTGTCGCTCATCTCGCTCTCCCTACGCCGGCCCGCCGCGGAGCTTCCTCAGCGCCTCGCGCGACATCCCGCGCAGCAGCACCACGTTCCGCTGCCAGATCGCGTCCGGGTCCGGGTGCGCCAACACCGCCTCGGTCACGCTCTCTTCCCGCAGCAGGTGCAGGGTCGGGTACGGCGAGCGGTTCGTGAAGTGCGCCGGGTCGTCTTCGGGCTCGCCTCGGAAGCGGTACGCCGGATGGAAGCTCGCCACCTGCAGCACGCCCTCGAGCCCCCGGGCCGCGAGCAGCGCGTCGGCGACGCCGAGGAATTCGTTGAAGTCGCCGAAGTCGGCCATGCAGCCCGTGCACACCAGCAGCGAGGTCTCGCGCTCGCTCCGGGGGGCGTCCATCAGCGCGGCGATCTCCGCGTCCAGCGCCGCCGCGACGCCGTCCTCGTCCGGCGCGTCGGTGAGCGCGAGGTGCACGCGCTCGCGCTCCCACGGGACGCGCGCGAAGGGGCAGAGCGAGAGGCCGAGCACCGCCTCCTCGATCCAGCGCGCGGTCTCCTCGAGCGGCCCGTCCGACATCCGGCGGACAGCATACGACCGGGCCGCGAGAAAAAAACCAGCCTGCATCAGAACGGCGCGCCCGCGCCTCCACACACGGGGCATGACACGCACCGTCTGGATCGGGCTCACCCTCCTCTGCCTCTCCCTCTGCGCCACGCCGGCCCTCGCGCAGGAGCGCGACGAGCCGCACGCGTTCGAGCGAGAGTTCGCCATCGCCGTGTACGCGACCGGCCACACCGGCAGCTACCACGCGGGCGGCGTGGGCGGCCGGCTCCGCTGGGAGCCCTTCGACTTCCTCGGCGTCGAGGCCTACCTCGAGGCGACGATCGTCGACTGGCCGGGCGGCGGCTTCCGGCACGACTACCCCAACGGGTTCAACGTCTACGTGCCCATCCGCTTCGACGACCTCCGGCTCCGCCCCTACCTCGGCTTCTGCGACATCCTGAGCTTCGTCGAGCCCGAGCAAGAGGGCGCCCCGCGCGCCGACGACGTCCTGTTCGGCGTGCACGGCGGGCTCGGGGCGGAGCTGGCCGTGCACCGGATGTGGAGCGTGTTCGCGGACGCGCAGGCGAACGTCTACATGGGCCACGACCGCACGGCCGAGGGCTGGACCGGCGGCGTGGAGGAGGAGCTGACCTTCTTCTGGAACGTGCAGCTGAACCTCGGCGTGCAGCTGCATTTCGGCGGGCCCCGGTGAGGGCGCTCTGGGCCTGCTGCCTCCTCGCGTGCGCCACCCCCACCGGGCCCCCGGTAGAGGCCACCGGGTCCGAGGCCTGCGCCAGCTGTCACGCGGACCACGGCGACGATCATCGCCTCTCCCCGCACGCGCGCGCGGCCGCGTCCCCCGTCTTCGCCGCGATGCTCCCGGAGGTGGAGGCGGAGTGGGGGGCCGTCGCGCGGCAGGCGTGCGAGGGCTGCCACGCGCCCTCCCATTCGCCCGACGAGGGCATCGGCTGCGTGAGCTGCCACGCCGCGGTCGGAAACCACGAGACGCGCGACGGAGCCCTCGCGGTCGATCTCCGGGCGCCGATCGGGGGCCCGCGAGCAGGTGTGGACGCGCCCCACGCCGTCCGACAGAGCGCGTTCCTGTCTGCACCGGAGCTCTGCGGCACCTGCCACGAGCTGAGCGGCCCGCGCCTCGCGGTCGAGCCGACGTTCACGGAGTACCTCGCGTCGCCCCAGGCCGCCGACGGCGAGACCTGCGCGAGCTGCCACATGCCCAGCGTCGAGGGACGGCGCTCCCACCGCTTCGTCGGCTTCGACCCGCTCTGGGACGCGCCCCCCGACGAGGCCGCGCGCGCCGAGGCCGAGACGCTCGCCCTGCTCCGCGCGGCGCTCGCGCTCCGCGTGACGCGCTCGGACGGCGCGCTCGAGATCGCGGTCACCAACGTCGGCGCGGGTCACGCCGTGCCCACCGGCGCCGCGTTCCTGCGCGATCTCTGGGTCGACGTCGAGCGCGGCGGCGAGGTCGTGGTGGCGCGGGTGATGACGATCGGGGACCAGCCGATGCAGGGAGAGACGCCGGTGCCGCTCCTGACCCGCGCCAGCCACGTGGTGCCGGGATCGCTTGCGGCGGGAGAGACCCGGGTCGCGCGCGTCGCGGCGACGGACGACTCGCAAGTCATATTACGAGGCCGCGCGGTGCGTCCCGCGGTCCTCGCGGCGCTGGGGCTCGAGGGGCTCTCCGCGAGCGTCCCCGTGCACGAGATCGCCAGGCGGTGACGTTCAGGCCCTTCGCGCTCCGTCGTTGTCCGCTGTGTGCCCCCCTCCGCCGTCGCCCTGCCCGCCCCGACCCGGCTGCGGCGGATCGCGCGGAGCCTGTGGAGGCCGAGCACCCTGCTGGCGCTCGCGCTCATCGGCGGCGTCGTGGCGCTCGACCAGTGGGTCCGGGCCATCGGCGGCCCCGAGGTGCTGATCGAGCGCTTCGGCGTGGGCGCGCCGCTCCTCTGCGTCCCGGTGCAGACCCTGCTCGCGGCCGCGCCGGTCCCGAGCGAGCTGTTTACGGTGGCCGCGTCGTCCGCCTACGGCTGGCTCGCGGGCGCCGCCATCGGCGTGCTCGGCTGGACCGGGGGCTCGATGATCCAGTACGGGCTCGCCCGCAAGAGCACCTCGTCCGCGGCGGCCGAGGCCGGCCTCGCGCGGCTCCCCGCCTGGCTGCGGCGCTTCCCGGTCGGTCACCCCGCGTTCCTCATCATCGGCCGGTGGATCCCGATGGGCTACCACGTCGTCAACGTGATGAGCGGCATACGACGCGTCCCGGCGCGTCGGCACCTCTGGTGCGCGATCGTCGGCTCGGTCCCCGGCGCGGTCGTCTGGGCCGGCGTCGGCGCGGGCGTGCAGCTCCTCTGAGGCGTAACGCGCGCGCTGGCGCTACGTACCGGGTGCGTGCACGACACCGACGACCTCCAGCTCTTCGTCATGCCCGGCTGCGGCTGGTGCCAGGACGTGCGCGACGCGGCCGACGGCCTCGGCGTGAAGCTCGAGGAGCGCGACGTGCGGGCCGACCCCGAGGCCTTCGCCGCCCTCCGTGAGGCGCGCGGCCGCACCACCGTGCCCGTGCTCCGGATCGCCCGGCAGGAGTCCGTCGAGTGGATGGGCGAGTCGAGAGACATCGTCGCCTACCTGCACCGCCGCTTCGGCACGGGGAAGCCTCCGGTCCGTCTGGGCCCCTACCTCCAGCTCGCGATGTGGGGTCTGCTCCTCGGCGGCGCGGTGGCGGGTGAGCCGCTCCGCTCCGCGCTGTGGACGGGCGCGTGCGTCGTCGCGGGCGGCCGGAGCCTCCACGTCGGCTGGCGCACCGGCGCCGTCACCCACTGGGCGATCGGCGCGACCTTCCTGTTCGGCGCGGTGTCCATCGCGCTCTCCGCCCTCGAGATCGCCGACCTGCCCTGGTGGTGGGCCGCCTTCGCGGTGGCCGCGGTGCTGCTCGTTCGCGCCCTCCGCCCCCGCGCGCGCTGACGCCGCGGGAAGGCGCGCCGCTCCGTTCCCGTATCCAGACCCGCGGGCTGACCTGGCGCGAGGCCCCGCCCGCGCTGCTCAGCCTGGCGTTCCAGGACCTGCGCACGATCTGCCGCGGTCTCTGAGCACACTGTACACCCGAGCAGCACCATGCCATGCTCGGTGCATGGCGCGCCCGCAGCCGGTTCACAACCCGCCCAACCCGTTCGAGAGCGCGCACGTGGAGTGGGAGGGCCCGCCGCCGGACGTGGCGCTCGAGGTCTTCGAGGAGCACGCCAAGTCGATCGTCAGCGAGAACCGCAGCCCGGACGTCGGCTTCCGCTACAGCGTCAACCCGTACCGGGGCTGCTTTCACGGCTGCATCTACTGCTACGCCCGACCCAGCCACCAGTACCTCGACTTCGGCGCGGGGACCGACTTCGACCGGAAGATCGTGGTGAAGGTCAACGCGCCGGAGCTGCTCGAGCGCCGCGTCAGAAAGGCGAGCTGGACCTTCGAGCCCATCGCCTTCAGCGGCAACACCGACTGCTACCAGCCCCTCGAGGCGAGCTACGGGCTGACCCGTCGCTGCCTCGAGGTCTGCCTCGCGCACGCCACGCCGGTCGGCGTGATCACGAAGGGCACGGTGATCCGGCGCGACATCCCGCTCCTGGCCGCGCTGCACCGACGGGCCGGGGCGCGGGTCTCGGTGAGCTGCGCCTTCGCGGACGACGCGGATCGCAAGGTCTTCGATCCCTACGCGCCGCCGGTCGAGGCGCGCTTCGAGACGATGAGGCGGCTCGCCGACGCGGGGGTGCCGGTCGGGGTGGGCTGCTCCCCGATCATCCCGGGGGTCAACGACAGCCAGATCCCCGAGATCCTCGGCCGGGCGAAGGAGGCGGGCGCGCGCCACGCGTTCATGACGCTGCTCCGGCTCCCGGCGGAGGTGAAGCCCTACTTCGAGGTGCGCGTCGACGCGCTCCTGCCGGGGCGCGCGAGCAAGGTGAAGAACGGCATCCGGGAGCTGCGCGGCGGGGGCGCGAACGACGCCCGCTTCCACCACCGGATGCGAGGGCGCGGCGCGCGCTGGGCGGCCATCGAGCAGCTCTTCGCGATGCACGTGCGCAAGCTCGGGCTGAACGCCGAGGAGGGGGACGACGACTTGGGCGCGCCCCCCACCCGACGCCCTCGCGGGCAGCTCGATCTGTTCTGACGTTCAGCCCCGGCGTCGACGGATCCCCACTGACGGACCACCGACACCTTCTTTCTCGGGGCCGGAGATGACCGGACACGCCTGAAATCACTGGCATATTCGGTTTTCTGACCAGAAAGGGAATGCGTGACGGGGGACAGACTGTCATAGCCCATGACATGATGTCCTCGACTGACATGCTGGCACCGCCCGCCCGACGGGGTGCCGAGGAGCGACGACCGATGCCCCAGCCCAGCGCGACCACGGTGCTCGTGGTGGACGACGAGCCGAGCAACCTCCAGTCCCTGGAGCGGATCTTCGGCCGGGAGGACATGCGGGTGCTGACGGCGGGGAGCGGCCGCGAGGCCCTCGACGTCTGCCGCAACCACCGGGTCGACGTGGTGCTGACGGATCTGATGATGCCGGGCATGAGCGGCATCGACCTGATCAAGGCCCTGAAGACGGTCGCGCCGGACGCCGAGGTGGTGGTGATGACCGCCTACGGCACCATCGAGACGGCGGTCGAGTCGATGCGCGAGGGCGCCTACGACTTCGTCGAGAAGCCGCTCAAGCGCATGCAGATCGTCAAGACCGTCACCAAGGCGGCCGAGCGGCACGCGCTGGTGGCCGAGAACCGGACCCTCAAGGAGGAGCTGAGCGCGCTCAAGAATCGCCCCATCGTGGGCAGCTCCGGCGCGCTCCGTCAGGCGCTCGAGACCGCGCAGCAGGCGGCGCCGTCCAGCGCCAACGTGCTCATCCTCGGCGAGAGCGGCACGGGCAAGGAGCTGCTCGCGCGCTTCATCCACGAGCGCAGCCAGCGCGACGGGGCGTTCGTGGGCGTGAACCTCGCCGCGCTGCCCGAGACCATCGTCGAGTCGGAGCTCTTCGGCCACGAGAAGGGCGCGTTCACCGGGGCGACCAGCCGTCGCGAGGGCCGGATCGGGCAGGCGGACGGCGGCACGCTCTTCCTGGACGAGATCGGCGAGCTGACCCCGGCCGTGCAGGTGAAGCTGCTCCGGGTGCTGCAGGAGGGCGAGTTCGAGCCGGTCGGCGGCACCACCCAGCGCGCGACCTTCCGGCTCATCGCGGCCACGAACCGCAACCTCGAGCGCGCGGTCGAGGCGGGCACGTTCCGCGAGGACCTCTACTACCGCCTGCACGTCATCGCGATCACCAGCCCGCGCCTCGCGGACCGCCGGGACGACGTGCCGCTGCTGGTGGACCACTTCCTCGAGCTCTACTGCCGCAAGAACGGCAAGCCGCGCATGGCCGTCACCCGCGACGCGCTCGACGTACTGAGCGGATACAGCTGGCCCGGCAACGTGCGCGAGCTCGAGAACGTCATCGAGCGCGCGGTGGTGCTGAGCAAGGACGACCAGCTCACCCCCGACGACCTCCCGGCGCAGATCACGCGCGCGGAGCGTCGCGCGGGCGACCTGACCTTCTCGATCGGCACGCCCCTCGAGGAGATCGAGCGCCGAGTGATCCGCGCCACTCTCGACCACACCCGGGGCGACAAGCAGCTCGCGGCGCAGCTCCTCGGCATCTCGGCCCGCACCATCTACCGCAAGGTGGACTGAGCCCCTCCTCGAGCCGCGATGACAGAATGTCAGCGCGGCGAGTGAGAACCCGGGACCCGCTGCCATCCTGTCGATCGCGCAGGTGTCACAGGTGCGGCTTAACCCTGCAAATTCAGCGTTTTTCCTGGCATCGACCCGGGCTCTGAGCTAGGCACGGCCGTTGCTGTTCCTCAGGT
It includes:
- a CDS encoding DUF1415 domain-containing protein codes for the protein MSDGPLEETARWIEEAVLGLSLCPFARVPWERERVHLALTDAPDEDGVAAALDAEIAALMDAPRSERETSLLVCTGCMADFGDFNEFLGVADALLAARGLEGVLQVASFHPAYRFRGEPEDDPAHFTNRSPYPTLHLLREESVTEAVLAHPDPDAIWQRNVVLLRGMSREALRKLRGGPA
- a CDS encoding VTT domain-containing protein, whose translation is MPPSAVALPAPTRLRRIARSLWRPSTLLALALIGGVVALDQWVRAIGGPEVLIERFGVGAPLLCVPVQTLLAAAPVPSELFTVAASSAYGWLAGAAIGVLGWTGGSMIQYGLARKSTSSAAAEAGLARLPAWLRRFPVGHPAFLIIGRWIPMGYHVVNVMSGIRRVPARRHLWCAIVGSVPGAVVWAGVGAGVQLL
- a CDS encoding glutaredoxin, which encodes MHDTDDLQLFVMPGCGWCQDVRDAADGLGVKLEERDVRADPEAFAALREARGRTTVPVLRIARQESVEWMGESRDIVAYLHRRFGTGKPPVRLGPYLQLAMWGLLLGGAVAGEPLRSALWTGACVVAGGRSLHVGWRTGAVTHWAIGATFLFGAVSIALSALEIADLPWWWAAFAVAAVLLVRALRPRAR
- a CDS encoding radical SAM protein, translated to MARPQPVHNPPNPFESAHVEWEGPPPDVALEVFEEHAKSIVSENRSPDVGFRYSVNPYRGCFHGCIYCYARPSHQYLDFGAGTDFDRKIVVKVNAPELLERRVRKASWTFEPIAFSGNTDCYQPLEASYGLTRRCLEVCLAHATPVGVITKGTVIRRDIPLLAALHRRAGARVSVSCAFADDADRKVFDPYAPPVEARFETMRRLADAGVPVGVGCSPIIPGVNDSQIPEILGRAKEAGARHAFMTLLRLPAEVKPYFEVRVDALLPGRASKVKNGIRELRGGGANDARFHHRMRGRGARWAAIEQLFAMHVRKLGLNAEEGDDDLGAPPTRRPRGQLDLF
- a CDS encoding sigma-54 dependent transcriptional regulator gives rise to the protein MPQPSATTVLVVDDEPSNLQSLERIFGREDMRVLTAGSGREALDVCRNHRVDVVLTDLMMPGMSGIDLIKALKTVAPDAEVVVMTAYGTIETAVESMREGAYDFVEKPLKRMQIVKTVTKAAERHALVAENRTLKEELSALKNRPIVGSSGALRQALETAQQAAPSSANVLILGESGTGKELLARFIHERSQRDGAFVGVNLAALPETIVESELFGHEKGAFTGATSRREGRIGQADGGTLFLDEIGELTPAVQVKLLRVLQEGEFEPVGGTTQRATFRLIAATNRNLERAVEAGTFREDLYYRLHVIAITSPRLADRRDDVPLLVDHFLELYCRKNGKPRMAVTRDALDVLSGYSWPGNVRELENVIERAVVLSKDDQLTPDDLPAQITRAERRAGDLTFSIGTPLEEIERRVIRATLDHTRGDKQLAAQLLGISARTIYRKVD